From one Anaeromyxobacter diazotrophicus genomic stretch:
- a CDS encoding MtnX-like HAD-IB family phosphatase, with translation MVERARWAVVCDFDGTAVTEDLGDQVSIHFAGHDVWRAAEDRYKAGELTFAELIRAIFAPITAPAQEIAAWARDRAVLRPGFEAFVRRSREAGVPFLLVSAGLDVYIHAVLERLPPELHAHVEVRSNRASCSAAGLAVDFHPADGGCGRCGFCKGTVVEELRARGHRVVVLGDGTADRCAAERADLVFARGRLPRYCEEMGVPYRRFESFDEVVLS, from the coding sequence ATGGTTGAGCGCGCGCGCTGGGCCGTCGTCTGCGACTTCGACGGGACCGCGGTGACGGAGGACCTGGGCGATCAGGTCTCGATCCACTTCGCCGGGCACGACGTCTGGCGCGCGGCGGAGGACCGCTACAAGGCGGGCGAGCTCACCTTCGCGGAGCTCATCCGCGCCATCTTCGCCCCCATTACCGCCCCGGCGCAGGAGATCGCCGCGTGGGCGCGCGATCGCGCCGTGCTCCGGCCCGGCTTCGAGGCGTTCGTGCGCCGGTCGCGCGAGGCGGGCGTGCCGTTCCTCCTCGTCTCGGCCGGGCTCGACGTCTACATCCACGCCGTGCTGGAGCGGCTGCCGCCCGAGCTGCACGCCCACGTGGAGGTGCGCTCCAACCGCGCCAGCTGCTCGGCGGCGGGGCTGGCGGTGGACTTTCACCCCGCCGACGGCGGCTGCGGCCGCTGCGGGTTCTGCAAGGGGACGGTGGTGGAGGAGCTGCGCGCGCGCGGTCACCGGGTGGTGGTCCTGGGCGACGGCACCGCCGACCGCTGCGCCGCGGAGCGCGCGGACCTCGTCTTCGCGCGGGGGCGCCTGCCCCGCTACTGCGAGGAGATGGGCGTCCCGTACCGGCGGTTCGAGAGCTTCGACGAGGTCGTGCTGTCCTAG
- a CDS encoding ExeA family protein, translated as MTYLEYYELAQEPFSNAPVSRFYYSSAQHAQALMRLTHAVSQMKGLALLVGDIGAGKTTLARRLLDSLPEDEYEAALLVIVHSGITAQWLLRRIALQLGVENPAEEKLPLLSQLYQRLIRIHEAGKKAVVLIDEAQMLATREIMEEFRGLLNLEIPERKLLSFVFFGLPEIEENLKLDPPLAQRVALRYHLDPLSAEATEAYVRHRLRLAGAPRVPFTPEAIAAVHRFSHGTPRVINTLCDNALFEGFLAKARDVDAPLVERLARDLALVPPAPGPGAPDAPAAPGGERIDLDEIDRFLESLSK; from the coding sequence GTGACGTACCTCGAGTACTACGAGCTGGCCCAGGAACCCTTCTCGAACGCGCCCGTCTCGCGCTTCTACTACTCGTCCGCCCAGCACGCGCAGGCGCTCATGCGCCTCACCCACGCCGTGTCGCAGATGAAGGGGCTGGCGCTGCTGGTGGGGGACATCGGGGCGGGGAAGACCACGCTGGCCCGGCGGCTCCTCGACAGCCTGCCGGAGGACGAGTACGAGGCCGCGCTCCTCGTCATCGTGCACTCGGGGATCACCGCCCAGTGGCTGCTGCGGCGCATCGCGCTGCAGCTCGGCGTCGAGAACCCGGCCGAGGAGAAGCTGCCGCTCCTGTCGCAGCTCTACCAGCGCCTCATCCGCATCCACGAGGCGGGCAAGAAGGCGGTCGTCCTCATCGACGAGGCCCAGATGCTCGCCACGCGCGAGATCATGGAGGAGTTCCGCGGGCTCCTGAACCTCGAGATCCCGGAGCGGAAGCTGCTCTCCTTCGTCTTCTTCGGGCTGCCGGAGATCGAGGAGAACCTCAAGCTCGACCCGCCGCTCGCGCAGCGGGTGGCGCTCCGGTACCACCTCGATCCGCTGAGCGCCGAGGCCACCGAGGCCTACGTGCGCCACCGGCTGCGCCTGGCCGGCGCCCCCCGCGTGCCCTTCACGCCCGAGGCGATCGCGGCGGTGCACCGGTTCAGCCACGGCACGCCGCGCGTCATCAACACGCTCTGCGACAACGCGCTCTTCGAGGGCTTCCTGGCCAAGGCGCGCGACGTGGACGCGCCGCTCGTGGAGCGCCTCGCGCGCGACCTGGCGCTCGTGCCGCCGGCGCCCGGCCCCGGCGCCCCGGACGCCCCCGCCGCGCCGGGTGGCGAGCGGATCGACCTCGACGAGATCGACCGCTTCCTCGAGTCGCTCTCCAAGTAG
- a CDS encoding translocation/assembly module TamB domain-containing protein, with the protein MKRKVALAFVSAVLALVGAGLLLVRTRWAGDELCRLAVARAGQVTGLRVRAAGCRVDPFSLSVSARDLALGPESAPLFTAEAVRVRLSPVQALGGKLSLAEVRVTRPRLVAVVPPTPAGRAPVCPPPALRQVEVKRLEVEEGALDLTWPGGARVVAGRFDVRSGPVTRRSRLAALARPGVPRAELEVSASGVRVEAGGRRVEVTEARAAAQLALDLSHLELHVATAELPGASVALAGAVDDLCRPRFDLAAAGEGELGALLALAGHPLPVQGRLAVDAALTGRADQPRVAGEVRLRGAVLDGWGAGDATAAVRYDGRELHVDRLELPTRGGRLVAHGVLRPGAKLGLVAEAQVEGVELGELLGRLQLPGAWVMGRLQGKVRVSGTAAPLQLAGEVGLEVADFRVLDHSWERWRPGEATFLDVPRARLDGEVRVDRDGVHLAAGQLRAARGQAAVHADFHFDDARGFSVATQGGVDLSALRHLGPVPVGGLARLERAVVRAAPYGNPHAEAHAAVQSLRFLDLDLGDAAADLSYDGFVLSVAGVEGRRGATRYHAATTVDLGADPVRVRDGRLAATGRWRDLFEAVMPWLPAAVHARDALDGEVSVRATAHGPAAALDAEFQAELGPGELGGRAYDRGQLSGRVEAGAAAVLERAALGRGDGVVRGSGRVAFAPPFAWDLRARAEGLPLAALKLPGEGWQGRLDATGTVQGSWESPRVEASGRARDAAVAQVPVGAVDLGAHLDGAALALSARGEGVRVEVTGRTDGAQAFHARAEVDLADALRFAPGGPPAGLHARVRGAGAADGVLGEPAAARGELRLDEVRAGYGDFQVAGTGPAVVAFDRGRVSLRPLTLRGANTELTVEGTRAADGALAAGARGEVDLRLLAGLLPGVTEPRGRLELAARASGTLADPLLVGTGQLRDAGFRFKELPIALSGLAGDLAFSQNRMLFDGLTAAVNGGRAELSGEVELVRLFPARVRVTADVDEASVRVPEWLPAVVSGRLEAAGTWEDMLLSGKLHVLRARYTEPVELERRLVEVQRRRPPPRPVDRAGAWLRLDLAMAVDGDARVENDLVRGLVRGELTVTGTAAAPGVVGTLTMEEGSRATFRGNEFILTHAVVDFTDRSRLRMSFDAHGEAQVRDYQVFMHLTGPYEDPTVQLTSQPALSQQDLVTLLSLGYTARDTAAAGGVSGVATAAAAQALMSASGLDDQVKRFMPRGGPLRDFAVRITSAYSEGSGQVEPRAEFESKVVDDRFRLRYQAPLGGARGQRAQAEMRLSSHTSIQYQWDNDTPGVSAAGDHGLDLKLRWEWND; encoded by the coding sequence GTGAAGAGGAAGGTCGCGCTCGCCTTCGTCTCGGCGGTGCTCGCGCTGGTGGGCGCGGGGCTGCTGCTGGTGCGCACGCGCTGGGCCGGCGACGAGCTGTGCCGGCTCGCGGTGGCGCGCGCTGGCCAGGTGACCGGGCTGAGGGTGCGGGCCGCCGGGTGCCGGGTCGACCCGTTCTCGCTCTCGGTGAGCGCGCGCGACCTCGCGCTCGGGCCGGAGTCCGCGCCGCTCTTCACGGCCGAGGCGGTGCGGGTGCGCCTCTCGCCGGTGCAGGCCCTGGGCGGCAAGCTCTCGCTGGCCGAGGTCCGGGTGACGCGGCCCCGGCTGGTGGCGGTCGTGCCGCCCACGCCGGCGGGGCGCGCGCCGGTCTGCCCGCCGCCCGCGCTGCGCCAGGTCGAGGTGAAGCGGCTCGAGGTCGAGGAGGGCGCGCTCGACCTGACCTGGCCCGGCGGCGCGCGGGTGGTGGCGGGGCGGTTCGACGTCCGGAGCGGGCCGGTCACCCGCCGCAGCCGCCTGGCCGCCCTGGCGCGGCCAGGCGTCCCGCGCGCCGAGCTGGAGGTGAGCGCGTCGGGCGTGCGGGTGGAGGCGGGCGGGCGCCGGGTCGAGGTGACCGAGGCGCGCGCGGCGGCGCAGCTCGCGCTCGATCTCTCCCACCTCGAGCTGCACGTCGCCACCGCCGAGCTGCCCGGCGCCAGCGTGGCGCTGGCCGGGGCGGTGGACGACCTGTGCCGGCCCCGCTTCGACCTCGCCGCCGCCGGCGAGGGCGAGCTCGGCGCGCTGCTCGCGCTGGCCGGCCACCCGCTGCCGGTGCAGGGGCGGCTGGCCGTGGACGCCGCGCTCACCGGGCGGGCCGACCAGCCGCGGGTCGCGGGCGAGGTGCGGCTGCGCGGGGCGGTGCTCGACGGGTGGGGCGCCGGCGACGCGACCGCCGCGGTCCGCTACGACGGGCGCGAGCTGCACGTGGACCGCCTCGAGCTCCCCACCCGCGGCGGCCGCCTGGTGGCGCACGGCGTGCTGCGGCCCGGCGCGAAGCTGGGGCTCGTCGCCGAGGCGCAGGTGGAGGGGGTCGAGCTGGGCGAGCTGCTCGGGCGGCTGCAGCTCCCGGGCGCCTGGGTCATGGGCCGGCTGCAGGGCAAGGTGCGCGTGTCGGGCACCGCCGCGCCGCTGCAGCTCGCCGGGGAGGTCGGGCTGGAGGTGGCGGACTTCCGCGTCCTCGACCACTCCTGGGAACGCTGGCGGCCCGGCGAGGCCACCTTCCTCGACGTCCCGCGGGCGCGGCTCGACGGCGAGGTGCGGGTCGACCGCGACGGGGTGCACCTCGCCGCCGGCCAGCTGCGCGCCGCGCGCGGGCAGGCGGCGGTCCACGCCGACTTCCACTTCGACGACGCGCGCGGGTTCTCGGTCGCGACCCAGGGCGGCGTGGACCTCTCCGCGCTGCGCCACCTCGGGCCGGTCCCGGTGGGCGGGCTGGCGCGGCTCGAGCGCGCGGTGGTCCGCGCCGCGCCCTACGGGAACCCGCACGCCGAGGCGCACGCCGCCGTGCAGAGCCTGCGCTTCCTCGACCTCGACCTGGGCGACGCCGCGGCGGACCTCTCCTACGACGGCTTCGTGCTGAGCGTGGCGGGGGTGGAGGGCCGGCGCGGCGCGACGCGCTACCACGCCGCCACCACCGTCGACCTCGGCGCCGATCCGGTGCGCGTGCGCGACGGGCGGCTGGCGGCGACCGGCCGGTGGCGCGACCTGTTCGAGGCGGTCATGCCCTGGCTGCCGGCGGCGGTGCACGCCCGCGACGCGCTCGACGGCGAGGTGTCCGTGCGGGCGACGGCGCACGGCCCCGCCGCGGCGCTCGACGCCGAGTTCCAGGCGGAGCTGGGCCCCGGCGAGCTCGGCGGCCGCGCCTACGACCGCGGGCAGCTCTCCGGCCGCGTGGAGGCGGGCGCGGCGGCGGTCCTCGAGCGCGCCGCGCTGGGGCGAGGCGACGGGGTCGTGCGCGGGTCGGGCCGGGTCGCCTTCGCGCCGCCGTTCGCGTGGGACCTGCGCGCCCGCGCCGAGGGGCTGCCGCTGGCCGCGCTGAAGTTGCCCGGGGAGGGGTGGCAGGGACGGCTCGACGCGACCGGCACGGTCCAGGGCTCGTGGGAGTCCCCGCGCGTCGAGGCCTCCGGCCGCGCCCGCGACGCCGCGGTGGCGCAGGTCCCCGTCGGCGCGGTGGACCTCGGCGCCCACCTCGACGGCGCGGCGCTGGCGCTCTCGGCGCGCGGAGAGGGGGTGCGGGTGGAGGTGACCGGCCGCACCGACGGCGCGCAGGCGTTCCACGCCCGGGCCGAGGTGGATCTGGCCGACGCGCTCCGCTTCGCGCCGGGCGGCCCGCCGGCCGGCCTGCACGCGCGCGTCCGCGGCGCCGGCGCGGCCGACGGCGTGCTGGGCGAGCCCGCCGCGGCGCGCGGCGAGCTGCGGCTCGACGAGGTGCGCGCGGGCTACGGCGACTTCCAGGTGGCCGGCACCGGCCCGGCCGTCGTCGCGTTCGACCGCGGCCGGGTCTCGCTCCGGCCGCTCACCCTGCGCGGCGCCAACACCGAGCTCACCGTCGAGGGCACCCGGGCGGCGGACGGCGCGCTGGCGGCGGGCGCGCGCGGCGAGGTGGACCTGCGGCTGCTGGCCGGGCTCCTGCCCGGGGTCACCGAGCCGCGCGGCCGGCTGGAGCTCGCGGCCCGCGCCTCCGGGACGCTGGCCGACCCGCTCCTCGTCGGCACCGGCCAGCTGCGCGACGCGGGCTTCCGCTTCAAGGAGCTGCCCATCGCCCTGAGCGGGCTCGCCGGGGACCTGGCCTTCTCCCAGAACCGGATGCTCTTCGACGGGCTCACCGCGGCCGTGAACGGCGGCCGGGCCGAGCTGTCGGGCGAGGTGGAGCTGGTGCGGCTCTTCCCCGCCCGCGTCCGCGTCACCGCCGACGTGGACGAGGCCTCGGTGCGCGTCCCGGAGTGGCTGCCGGCCGTCGTCTCGGGCCGGCTGGAGGCCGCCGGCACCTGGGAGGACATGCTGCTCTCCGGCAAGCTGCACGTGCTCCGCGCGCGGTACACCGAGCCGGTCGAGCTGGAGCGGCGGCTGGTCGAGGTCCAGCGGCGGCGCCCGCCACCGCGCCCGGTGGACCGCGCCGGCGCGTGGCTGCGGCTCGACCTCGCCATGGCGGTGGACGGCGACGCGCGCGTGGAGAACGACCTGGTGCGCGGCCTGGTCCGAGGCGAGCTCACCGTGACCGGCACGGCGGCCGCCCCCGGCGTGGTGGGGACGCTCACGATGGAGGAGGGGAGCCGCGCCACCTTCCGGGGCAACGAGTTCATCCTCACCCACGCCGTGGTGGACTTCACCGACCGCAGCCGGCTGCGCATGAGCTTCGACGCGCACGGCGAGGCGCAGGTGCGCGACTACCAGGTGTTCATGCACCTCACCGGCCCCTACGAGGACCCGACGGTGCAGCTCACCAGCCAGCCGGCGCTGTCGCAGCAGGACCTCGTCACGCTGCTCTCGCTCGGCTACACCGCCCGCGACACCGCGGCCGCCGGGGGCGTGAGCGGCGTCGCCACCGCCGCGGCGGCCCAGGCGCTCATGAGCGCCTCCGGGCTCGACGACCAGGTGAAGCGGTTCATGCCGCGCGGCGGACCGCTGCGCGACTTCGCCGTCCGCATCACGAGCGCCTACTCCGAGGGCTCGGGGCAGGTGGAGCCGCGCGCCGAGTTCGAGTCGAAGGTGGTGGACGACCGCTTCCGGCTCCGGTACCAGGCGCCGCTCGGCGGGGCCCGCGGGCAGCGGGCCCAGGCGGAGATGCGCCTCTCGAGCCACACCTCCATCCAGTACCAGTGGGACAACGACACGCCCGGCGTGAGCGCGGCCGGCGACCACGGCCTCGACCTGAAGCTTCGCTGGGAGTGGAACGATTGA
- a CDS encoding outer membrane protein assembly factor: MAAPRAPREPAATAERPIVASVELKLPPGEDAAALRRFVTVAPGAPLDRRELRRTVQLLYGSGRFANVVARTAPAAGGVALVLECLARQTVASVAVEAGPRPALDEERVRRAAGLAPGDELWAGRLEDAAARARAFYARHGYRSATVVARAEGEGAARVVLAVAEGPPTRVASLAFSGAPGLAPERLADGLASQPGAVLDLDLLEADAREVRARLKRAGWLRARVGAAVVSGEPAAAVTIPVEAGGRVAVRFAGATAFPPADLRAVLALEDEQALDGTALALTADRLRGYYVARGFAAARVTVREEAAGGGSALVFQVEEGRRYRVTEVTFPGAAGKSADWLRERLDEALDQLAPQDPGGAQADAARLARAAGSPAVVRAPPLVEPRQAWNPPLWDEAALRLVELYRADGYLDAAYEGARATLDARAGTVAVELRLREGVRTVVEAVVFTGQRALPADALAAAARIAPGDPLAYEALEATRAALLARYARSGYLYARVREEEELSQDRRRGTVRFTIEEGPCVRVGAVVVAGARRTRDDVVRETLALRPGDVYDPDAASRSQTALLRLGVFRSVGLRLADPELPAPVKDVTVEVSERPWRTLSPGAGFSLANGPRAFVELTEPNLLGRALELSARAKVNYPLTVFRRDLEQTPPADRFEGRLDVGLHDPRVHLLGLPAGGRVDGILERLHRPAYDLARGSTILGLDLPATSRVTLSLQYELEVDHIIRKADTTLPITRADLERLRLPEGVTTLQSLRPVLAIDYRDDSVHPRRGWLATGTADYSHSIGGLLGVLPRSDSYTHMLRLSGSVSGYLPLGASVLAVSVRGGRVLPLDRDSQTIGPKRFFLGGASSMRGYGEDEMIPEDVRGNYLDQVRACQSSLSGFACSPTARAIAAGQFLASEGGESFANAKAELRFPLRESVEMGLFADLGNLWLDPRVGSVTDLRVNVGAGLRFLTPIGPAVLDLGVNPAPDQRLGEVWVAPHFSIGMF, from the coding sequence GTGGCCGCGCCCCGCGCGCCGCGCGAGCCGGCCGCCACCGCCGAGCGCCCCATCGTCGCCTCGGTCGAGCTGAAGCTCCCGCCGGGCGAGGACGCCGCGGCGCTGCGGCGCTTCGTGACCGTCGCGCCCGGCGCGCCCCTCGACCGGCGCGAGCTGAGGCGCACGGTCCAGCTCCTGTACGGCTCGGGCCGCTTCGCCAACGTGGTGGCGCGCACCGCCCCCGCCGCGGGCGGCGTGGCGCTGGTCCTCGAGTGCCTGGCGCGCCAGACGGTCGCGAGCGTCGCCGTGGAGGCGGGCCCGCGGCCGGCGCTCGACGAGGAGCGGGTCCGGCGGGCGGCGGGCCTCGCCCCGGGCGACGAGCTGTGGGCCGGCCGCCTCGAAGACGCCGCGGCCCGCGCCCGGGCCTTCTACGCGCGGCACGGCTACCGCTCCGCCACCGTCGTGGCGCGCGCCGAGGGGGAGGGCGCCGCCCGGGTGGTGCTGGCCGTGGCCGAGGGCCCGCCCACGCGGGTGGCCTCGCTCGCCTTCTCCGGCGCGCCCGGGCTCGCCCCCGAGCGCCTGGCCGACGGGCTCGCCTCGCAGCCGGGGGCGGTGCTCGACCTCGACCTGCTCGAGGCCGACGCGCGCGAGGTGCGGGCGCGGCTGAAGCGGGCGGGCTGGCTCCGCGCGCGCGTGGGCGCGGCGGTGGTCTCGGGCGAGCCGGCCGCGGCGGTGACGATCCCGGTCGAGGCCGGAGGGCGCGTGGCGGTGCGCTTCGCGGGCGCGACCGCGTTCCCGCCGGCCGACCTGCGCGCGGTGCTCGCCCTGGAGGACGAGCAGGCGCTCGACGGCACCGCGCTGGCGCTGACCGCCGACCGGCTGCGCGGCTACTACGTCGCGCGCGGCTTCGCGGCGGCGCGGGTCACCGTGCGCGAGGAGGCGGCCGGGGGCGGCAGCGCCCTCGTGTTCCAGGTGGAGGAGGGCCGGCGCTACCGGGTCACCGAGGTGACCTTCCCGGGCGCCGCCGGGAAGAGCGCCGACTGGCTGCGCGAGCGCCTCGACGAGGCGCTCGACCAGCTCGCGCCGCAGGATCCGGGGGGCGCGCAGGCGGACGCCGCGCGGCTGGCGCGCGCGGCCGGCTCTCCGGCCGTCGTGCGCGCGCCGCCGCTCGTCGAGCCGCGCCAGGCCTGGAACCCGCCGCTGTGGGACGAGGCGGCCCTCCGCCTGGTGGAGCTCTACCGCGCCGACGGCTACCTCGACGCGGCGTACGAGGGGGCGCGGGCCACCCTCGACGCCCGGGCCGGCACCGTCGCCGTCGAGCTCCGCCTGCGCGAGGGCGTGCGCACGGTGGTCGAGGCGGTGGTCTTCACCGGCCAGCGGGCGCTCCCGGCGGACGCGCTCGCCGCGGCGGCGCGCATCGCGCCGGGCGACCCGCTCGCCTACGAGGCGCTGGAGGCGACCCGCGCCGCGCTGCTCGCGCGCTACGCGCGCTCCGGGTACCTCTACGCCCGCGTGCGCGAGGAGGAGGAGCTCTCGCAGGATCGCCGCCGGGGCACCGTCCGGTTCACCATCGAGGAGGGGCCGTGCGTGCGGGTGGGGGCGGTGGTCGTCGCCGGCGCGCGGCGCACGCGCGACGACGTCGTCCGCGAGACCCTCGCGCTGCGCCCGGGCGACGTGTACGACCCCGACGCGGCCAGCCGCAGCCAGACCGCCCTGCTGCGCCTGGGCGTCTTCCGCTCGGTGGGGCTGCGCCTCGCGGATCCCGAGCTGCCCGCGCCGGTGAAGGACGTGACCGTCGAGGTCTCGGAGCGGCCCTGGCGCACGCTCTCCCCCGGCGCCGGCTTCTCGCTCGCCAACGGCCCGCGCGCCTTCGTCGAGCTCACCGAGCCGAACCTGCTCGGCCGCGCGCTGGAGCTCTCCGCCCGCGCCAAGGTGAACTACCCGCTCACCGTCTTCCGCCGCGACCTGGAGCAGACCCCGCCCGCGGATCGGTTCGAGGGCCGGCTCGACGTCGGGCTGCACGACCCGCGCGTCCACCTGCTCGGCCTCCCCGCCGGCGGCCGCGTGGACGGGATCCTCGAGCGCCTGCACCGGCCCGCCTACGACCTGGCGCGCGGCTCGACCATCCTCGGCCTCGACCTGCCCGCCACGAGCCGCGTCACCCTCTCGCTCCAGTACGAGCTGGAGGTGGACCACATCATCCGCAAGGCGGACACCACCCTCCCCATCACCCGCGCCGACCTCGAGCGGCTCCGGCTGCCGGAGGGCGTGACGACCTTGCAGTCGCTCCGGCCGGTGCTCGCCATCGACTACCGCGACGACTCGGTCCACCCGCGCCGCGGCTGGCTCGCCACCGGGACCGCCGACTACTCGCACTCGATCGGCGGGCTGCTCGGGGTCCTGCCCAGGAGCGACAGCTACACCCACATGCTCCGCCTCTCCGGCTCGGTCTCGGGGTACCTGCCGCTCGGGGCGAGCGTGCTCGCGGTGTCGGTGCGCGGCGGGCGCGTCCTGCCGCTCGACCGCGACTCGCAGACCATCGGCCCGAAGCGCTTCTTCCTCGGCGGCGCCTCCAGCATGCGCGGCTACGGCGAGGACGAGATGATCCCGGAGGACGTGCGCGGGAACTACCTCGACCAGGTGCGCGCCTGCCAGAGCTCGCTCTCGGGCTTCGCCTGCTCGCCCACCGCCCGCGCCATCGCCGCCGGCCAGTTCCTCGCCAGCGAGGGCGGCGAGTCGTTCGCGAACGCCAAGGCGGAGCTGCGCTTCCCCCTGCGGGAGAGCGTCGAGATGGGCCTCTTCGCCGACCTGGGGAACCTCTGGCTCGACCCGCGGGTGGGCAGCGTCACCGACCTGCGAGTGAACGTCGGCGCCGGCCTGCGCTTCCTCACCCCCATCGGCCCGGCCGTCCTCGACCTGGGCGTGAACCCCGCCCCGGATCAGCGGCTCGGCGAGGTGTGGGTCGCCCCGCACTTCTCCATCGGGATGTTCTAG